In Plasmodium brasilianum strain Bolivian I chromosome 12, whole genome shotgun sequence, the genomic window atATTAGGTGGTTGGGATGACGATGAAGAGTTTAATAGTCAATCAATACAAGATAAAGTAatatcaaataataaaaagaaaaatacagtAAATTCAATTACCCATAAATATGTTGCTGAAAATCTAATCaatgcaaaaaatattattattgtccCAGGCTATGGTACAGCTGTTAGTAAATGTCAAAGAGAATTAGCCGAAATTTGTACCATATTAAAAACAAGAAAGATAAATGTGAATTTTGCTATACATCCAGTTGCTGGAAGAATGCCAGGTCATTTAAACGTTCTACTAGCAGAAGCTAATATACcatataatattgttaaaGAAATGGATGAAATCAATTCATTCATAGCTAATGCAGACATAGTTTTAGTTGTTGGAGCTAATGATATTGTTAATCCATCTTCCTTAGATCCATCcagtaaaatatatggaaTGCCTGTTATTGATGTATGGAAAGCTAAACaagtaattattttaaaaagaagtTTAAATACTGGTTATTCATGTATTGACAATCCTCTGTTTTATTTCCCCAATACATACATGCTTTTTGGAGATGCTAAACATTTGACTAACCAAATATTAAGTATTCTAAATGATTATGTAAGTCACAAGTACCCTGAAGTTTCAttagataatataaaaatggcTGAACAAGAATCAGatatgttttcttttcattcCCTGTCTGAGAGTTCACAAAGTTTAGGTGATGCACATATAGACGAGGAAAACTATCCAATGGCTAGAAGAATAATAGGATTGGTAAAGGATGACATAAAATTAGAGACAGATGATATGAGAGAACAAATTCTTTGTGAGAAAGAACAAGGTAAGGAAAAAATCGAAAAAGCAGATATTAACCTGTCTATTGTCCCCCTAACACCCAAATTCATACCAAAATTAAGAAGAATGGGATTTCGAATATTAGTAGAAAAAGATATAGGAACAAGTATACTAATAGATGATGAGCagtacaaaaaatatggtGGTGAAATAGTCTCTAGAGAAATAATCTTTAAACAGAGTAATATCATATTAAAAGTTGATCCACCAACaaagaattttattaatgaaatacCAAATAACACTGTATTAATTAGCTACTTTTGGCCAAGTATAAACCAAAAGATGTTAGAACAAATTgtagaaaataaagaaaagaataatattactTATCTAGCTATTGATGAAGTACCTAGATCTACTCGTGCACAAAAATTAGATGTTAGAAGTTCTATGAGCAATTTACAAGGATATAGAGCTGTTATAGaatctttttttactttaccAAGATTTAGTAAATCCTCTATCACAGCAGCAGGGAAAATTAATCCCGCGAAGGTCTTTGTTATAGGAGCAGGGGTCGCAGGTTTACAAGCAATTATAACTGCAAAGAGCATGGGAGCTATTGTGTATTCATACGATTCAAGATCATCAACAGAGGAAGAAGTGAAAAGTTGTGGTGggatatttgtaaaaataccAATGgatgaagatgaaaaaaaaaaaaaaaaataaatgtagatATGAATACGAACTTATTGAGTGAAGAATATTTACACATAcaaagaaatttatttaaaaaaataattaaaagttgtgatattttaatatgttcaGCATCTAATCCTGGAACAACTTCTCCAAAATTAGTTACTACTGATATGATCAAGTTAATGAAGGCAGGAAGTGTAGCTGTTGACTTAAGTACAGAATTTGGAGATAAGATAAATAACTGGGGAGGAAATATCGAATGTTCTCaatcaaataaaaacattattattaatggTGTGTATGTATTAGGTAGAGATAAAATAGAAAGAAATATGCCATTGCAAGCCTCTGATTTGTTTTCTATGAAtatgataaatttattagaaGAGATGGGTGGGGGGTTACAATTTAATGTTGATATTAgtaatgatataataaaatcattAGTTGTTATTAAAGgtggaaatatattatattcaccTGATAAATCAGTcgataaattaataaagagTGAGAGTGTCTTCATAAGTGAACAAAAGGACCATACAGAAGATTCATCTTCTACATAttcaaaaaacaaacaaacagtTAAGTACCCTAATGGAGCACGTTTAACAGATAAATTTATTGACTCAGATCTATTCTTCTATATATCTCTTATGTTCGTAATACTTATAACACTGCTAGCTGGAACAATATTTTCACAGTCAGATTTGcaccaattttttttatttactctGTCCATAATTGTTGGTTACTACTGTGTGTGGTCAATCACCCCATCCTTGCATACCCCACTGATGTCCGTTACGAACGCGGTAAAAGAGAaggggaaaaagaaaaaagaaaaaagtgaACAGACGAAATAGTGAAAGAGAGAAAAgtgcaaaaatatttttttatttttgcaagGGGAAGGCATGCACTAATTAGTTGGGATGTGCTCGTTAGTATAtctgtatgcatatatgccCTTGCATCTGTATCTTTATATTGGCATTCATATGAGATTATGTGCATGCTTAAGGAGATTCAAACCCTCTCACGagaaatttttcattttttttagctTTCAGGAGTTATAATTATAGGGAGCATGATTGAGTATGGAAATGATTTCAAAAGCTTAAGTTCCATACTGTCAATGATAGCCACTTTTTTATCTGCTGTGAATTTGTCTggtataaattaaaatattgctTAAGATACgtcaatttattataaaataacgtacatttttcatatatgtcTATATGGGTTAACGTATTCATGCTTGTTATATCaatgataaaagaaaaaaaaataaataaataaaacttttCTATTTACAtcttatcctttttttttcaggtGGATTTTACATCACAAAAAGGATGCTCGATatgtttttcaaataaaaagaacaaaatatttttttttgttaaattttaattcaaCTATTAATTGCATACATTTGCATGtgcgtacatacatgcacaCTTGTACTTACGTAactgaatatataaatacttatatatatacatattaagaACTGCTACTTCTGTCActcctttaaatttttcataattcaaattaactattttttgaacgtttgatatatataccttTTGGAGTTTGCTACTGTGGTgcattttcccttttttttttttttttttttacttatttcctttgtttaaatataaaaatatttacgtaaataatttttttttttttcccctgtGTACATGAAGCATTATTAAGCATTTATATTCGCTACgtatcatttaaattttttaattttctataaagattaaaatgttttgaaagggttacaataaaaatacaaaaagggGGCAGAGATGTTACACAATACTTACAAAAAGATTGTACAAGGTTATTTGTTTGCACtgcatataaacatatatatatatatatatatatatatgtatatgtatatgtatataatttttgttgaTGTCGTTTCTCTaaaagaacataaaaaaaaattaaatgaataatgaaaggaaataaaaaaattatgaataagtTTAGACaaatcacaaaaaaaaaaaaaaaaagggaggCGTAGGTGAATGACAAAATGGACAAATGAGGAAGGAAATATACGGATAAGTGGAGGaataataaagaagtaatatgtattaaaaaatacaaaagttTACTTTTCTCGTGTGCGTAGCCATTATTAGACCTTGAATAAGCATCAGTGTGgtttatataaaactaaTTTATGGAAAAATTCAAAGTAGACAGTATGTAGTGTCATTTGGGTCATTACTAAATGATTGAAAAGATAAcatatattgtaatattgaaacttcttttaaaatatttttatctaatCTAATTATGTGGTTAAATAGCTTCGAGTCCTTATTTGGTCCGAAAAAACTGTTTTCCTCTAcattaaaagaaatgataTTTAATTTCAACATAAACTCTGAAAAGTGGATTTCGAAAATGTTTGAAAGTGTTTTTATATCGTTCTTTATAGAAAACATTAGTTGCTCTTTCTCTAAATGTTTCAAATCATCCACAAAGTTTACCTTGTGCGTTTTACTAGCACCTGTCGTGTCATTAATAccgtttattattttattttttactttctttatttcttcttcttcgTCTTCTTCTTCGTCTTCTTCATCGTCTTCTTCCTCCTCATCTACCGCATCATAATCATCCTTTTTATCTTTCTCAAAAGTATAGTCATAAGAGTTGTCGAAATTTATGTCAAAATTAATCTTACATAAATTACTCAGTTTTTGCAAAATTTCGTATATTTGTGAAGGTATGAATAATAAGTTTAAAATGTTGTTAGAAAATagttcatttaataaaaattttttgtcaATTGAACTATGAGGAAAGGAATTTACAcgtttcttcatatttttcctataaaatatatcctGATCAGTGTCATCGCTTTTTTCGCCAATTATATTCTGGCTTTTCTTCTCATGATTTTGTTGCTTATTATGCGCTTTATTTTTGTCCTGattgttatataatatggTGACAATATTTGTACTGCATAAAGTAGGGTGTTTGAGTAGCTTCTCCTCTTCTTTATCTTCCTCATCTCCTCCACCTTCCTCATCTTTGttatcttcctttttttttttttttatactcaTGGCatagttaaaaaatttatctgCATATTGCTTATATGgcatcttatttttattatcattattcaCGTAAAAGTTATATAACTCCTCATGATGCGTACAAATTGGAACTAACAATGtttctattaaaaaattgatataaaattcatgataattttttatgtgacACAAGGATTTGGCTTTTGATAATGtgtatacaaaattattCCAAGTGGAACTTAAAACCCATTGATAATAAGTGTAAATggtgtttaaaaaaaagtatattttatacttcaaaatacataatgagcaaataataatatgaaaattatcataacatataacttttttgttttttacatatttataaaatatgtgaaccaaatttaatatatgtaaggactttttaatttctaaaaaaaaagaaaaaatagctGAATACTTTTCCAAACAATTTGAATCAAAgaacaaatttataaaaggATCCCCATTGGTTTCTATAATCAAATTTCtataatttataacatttatgttgttattatatattttattttcctttagtttaaaataaaactttttcaATATGCTACTTATTATATCttctttgtaaaaattatttattaagttTTTCGATAAGGATTCCTTTGGATTTTCGTACTTTGCATTGCTCTCAACAAAGTTGTCACTGCTACGACTGCCATTTCTACTACTGCCATTTCTACTACTGCCACTGCTACGACTGCCAATTCTACTATTCTCATAATCATATCTATCATTCCTGTTTTCCCTCTCCTTATTATAATTCTCTTTCCCCTTCTTCAGGGTTCCACTATTACAAATGTTTGCATCTTCTGCAAAATTTTGATGATAATTATTATGCTCCTTCATAGGAGCCCTTTCAACCTTACCATCCATTGACAATACATCAGGAGTGATATGTATCATATGAGTAAGATTTTCCCCATCTACATTACTACTTATCAAATTATTCCCCATAGTATGGTTACAATAAGTAGACGTTACATAATTTTcgttaattttatattctcctatcataatattttttttcttcgtcTTTTTTGTGCATTTTCCGTTATAGAGGTAATTTCTATGCGTTTCTTTCAAATTCTTTCTTCCATTAAcacaatttaaaattattttatcgctgtaatttttttcatgcaTACAATCAGTATCTTTAGATCgcaatattttcatatggagaataataaactttttatGCAAAAATGCGGGACATGAGTAAGTatcatttgttattttattgatCCTGGGGTATGTCTGACGACTGTTATGAAGTATGCATTGTCTAAATGTGGTGTTCATATTTCTTTCATCAATAATAGGGGAAGAAActtgtttaaaaataaattcaaagaATGGTGAAATATAATCACTAATTTCTAGAAATACTAAACTACGCAAGCAACAAAAGTATTCTAAAAGATAgcaatatttcattaaactgcataaaaatatacgattacttttaacataaaaattaaaaaattgctcttgaaaaaatttcttaataaaCATATCATAAGGCACATTTAAtgacataatatttttattaaaatatggcAAACCcgcctttttattatttccatttgTTCTTAAAAACTCTGATATTATATCTAGTGAGGTACCATGAACCTGTTTTATATTCTCTATATTGTAGTAATAATTAAGTGTATTTTCATGTAGCCTTTTTGAAAGATCTACACCTTCTtcaaagaaaatgaaatcaTGGAATGTATACTCATCGTTCGTCAAAGCATCATTATTAACAGTCTCATCCATGCATGAATACGGATAATTATCATtggaattataataataataatgatgatgcaATGTACTATTTGTGTCATGCTTGTCCTCCAATTTTGTTCTTtgtctttcttttttttgttcctttaAGTAATAGTCAATATAGTCAATATTgttcttttcattattaattttcatatacagtctaatattatttcctaaacttattagaaaaaagacgaaagagttaaaaaattctgggcataatataaaatcattTTGTTTCTTAATAAACAACATATGGTTTCCATATTGTTCTTCGTCGTAGTTGCTttcagaatatataaaaaactcATTGAATTTATCATCAATTTCTCCTTTCTTTATCCAAGTATTTATGTGATTcgaataatatatgtttaaatcATTCAACAAATatcgaaatattttttccatagtcttattgttcataatttgGCAATTTCtccaatataataaaatcataTCATAACAGACACAAAACTTTTTTGCATTGTCATAgttcatattaaaatacatataatcatttatattaatattatacagTAAATAGGATAAAACATAATTGATAAAATCGTATAAATTATTccacatacataaatatttatttaacataaaatatagatGTATCAAACTGAGTGACCTGAAACTTGATATATTGTCTTTATCAAAGTTTTCCTTCCTGTTATGCTCTCCATTTTGCTCTTTATGTTCAT contains:
- a CDS encoding NAD(P) transhydrogenase yields the protein MRRTILGLLIFTFYSLIAEKANCKLNLRNSLKNYYNQEDNNNNNSNNFQIKLPIVNFPPNNSNKGNHKDNEDNNIDYSMINNKNYERYGKARNASGWDADQTELSSYSFVPSLLNAVYLFSSLCFILCLTGLNDHKTSKRGNVLGFIGIVAAILVTFSQVGFGFRYELFLLIVIPAIIIGLCIAHYVSMIQLPQLVALFHSFVGLAALFVGFSKYHSESFEKYGMSKIHLIELFLGTFIGAITFIGSLVAAGKLSGILDSKSLKLKIKKLVNIICVVVLIILGYYFITIPLVYLKTICLYISFLVELFLGFHLIASIGGADMPVVISALNSYSGFATAISGFLLHNNLLIISGSLIGSSGAILSYIMCIGMNRDIFNIILGGWDDDEEFNSQSIQDKVISNNKKKNTVNSITHKYVAENLINAKNIIIVPGYGTAVSKCQRELAEICTILKTRKINVNFAIHPVAGRMPGHLNVLLAEANIPYNIVKEMDEINSFIANADIVLVVGANDIVNPSSLDPSSKIYGMPVIDVWKAKQVIILKRSLNTGYSCIDNPLFYFPNTYMLFGDAKHLTNQILSILNDYVSHKYPEVSLDNIKMAEQESDMFSFHSLSESSQSLGDAHIDEENYPMARRIIGLVKDDIKLETDDMREQILCEKEQGKEKIEKADINLSIVPLTPKFIPKLRRMGFRILVEKDIGTSILIDDEQYKKYGGEIVSREIIFKQSNIILKVDPPTKNFINEIPNNTVLISYFWPSINQKMLEQIVENKEKNNITYLAIDEVPRSTRAQKLDVRSSMSNLQGYRAVIESFFTLPRFSKSSITAAGKINPAKVFVIGAGVAGLQAIITAKSMGAIVYSYDSRSSTEEEVKSCASNPGTTSPKLVTTDMIKLMKAGSVAVDLSTEFGDKINNWGGNIECSQSNKNIIINGVYVLGRDKIERNMPLQASDLFSMNMINLLEEMGGGLQFNVDISNDIIKSLVVIKGGNILYSPDKSVDKLIKSESVFISEQKDHTEDSSSTYSKNKQTVKYPNGARLTDKFIDSDLFFYISLMFVILITLLAGTIFSQSDLHQFFLFTLSIIVGYYCVWSITPSLHTPLMSVTNALSGVIIIGSMIEYGNDFKSLSSILSMIATFLSAVNLSGGFYITKRMLDMFFK
- a CDS encoding gamma-tubulin complex component gives rise to the protein MTSAYINEVRKKQKEYLSYLFGKFEQYCNEKVLNSLINKSLNEIALYPFQDVNDNEVVNDINEYINELTINAEYKKKDIFKYLCEHFLNDKFYIYNEKDRYELKFIILKLLFLISESSKIENSQVIDSLYGKYFNNKKQKEANTLLNINEQTALKDINNFNIEEEKIYLNELYETDDQNTRFTSSGEEEEEEEEKDYNANKREIVKNERDQNDNHLNNICIEVNNYKDKQEDTNTGYNFNSFYEEKYSYYVDNYMKSKNELTYENVIKKICDCIYKYPHYKNVKDKVKGSRNNLSRHNNKSVYDYDEYDEYDEYGQYGQYGQYGEYREYAERDKYGNGDEHVMASKNRNSRYYKNYGIYDDYENDNKKHLYSNSLSETSDEDNILISLKKRQKKKKSKDSLFTSRPKEQYFFNNINLFDEENYENIESDRNIIYETDIYNLHNVFMTDIMYDENAKEKEDRGRENFDITDNNYNNVNNRYISKKGIGETNKTSDTFEAFEKNIINENMYYSYSNEENNDSRILAYKWNSTTDNVQTENSNYYDKLIVEEGKNMHNNRNKILKGAYMTKEKRNKKKKNTFYVSEIFVIKEILMILSFNCPIKFKDDFFSNFSDFLFNSVMDKNKIKDDFLFYIEIKKKIKKRNINSSQISNYDIVKYHAVINRMMKVKLYNIRGNTFKNYLKKMKKVSIKLFYLHIFIFLVHKFRNFFFFLPCKLRYIFNYIIYIRENVNNDESKKGFFFHFDQISMINSSRCSNNKYSDNTNMFYQGNFLDCFINSLKNIYSEWTCIVDILYNYHALLILRQYNITPIKDEHIWEFIQGIHKISIIDFLKVDDFVNLKKKKKKRKKKGRYDKSDENDIYDKDDIYDKDGIYNNDDIYYNDNARFKDNIYCKGRIYSKDCIHHNDEHKEQNGEHNRKENFDKDNISSFRSLSLIHLYFMLNKYLCMWNNLYDFINYVLSYLLYNININDYMYFNMNYDNAKKFCVCYDMILLYWRNCQIMNNKTMEKIFRYLLNDLNIYYSNHINTWIKKGEIDDKFNEFFIYSESNYDEEQYGNHMLFIKKQNDFILCPEFFNSFVFFLISLGNNIRLYMKINNEKNNIDYIDYYLKEQKKERQRTKLEDKHDTNSTLHHHYYYYNSNDNYPYSCMDETVNNDALTNDEYTFHDFIFFEEGVDLSKRLHENTLNYYYNIENIKQVHGTSLDIISEFLRTNGNNKKAGLPYFNKNIMSLNVPYDMFIKKFFQEQFFNFYVKSNRIFLCSLMKYCYLLEYFCCLRSLVFLEISDYISPFFEFIFKQVSSPIIDERNMNTTFRQCILHNSRQTYPRINKITNDTYSCPAFLHKKFIILHMKILRSKDTDCMHEKNYSDKIILNCVNGRKNLKETHRNYLYNGKCTKKTKKKNIMIGEYKINENYVTSTYCNHTMGNNLISSNVDGENLTHMIHITPDVLSMDGKVERAPMKEHNNYHQNFAEDANICNSGTLKKGKENYNKERENRNDRYDYENSRIGSRSSGSSRNGSSRNGSRSSDNFVESNAKYENPKESLSKNLINNFYKEDIISSILKKFYFKLKENKIYNNNINVINYRNLIIETNGDPFINLFFDSNCLEKYSAIFSFFLEIKKSLHILNLVHIFYKYVKNKKVICYDNFHIIICSLCILKYKIYFFLNTIYTYYQWVLSSTWNNFVYTLSKAKSLCHIKNYHEFYINFLIETLLVPICTHHEELYNFYVNNDNKNKMPYKQYADKFFNYAMSIKKKKKEDNKDEEGGGDEEDKEEEKLLKHPTLCSTNIVTILYNNQDKNKAHNKQQNHEKKSQNIIGEKSDDTDQDIFYRKNMKKRVNSFPHSSIDKKFLLNELFSNNILNLLFIPSQIYEILQKLSNLCKINFDINFDNSYDYTFEKDKKDDYDAVDEEEEDDEEDEEEDEEEEIKKVKNKIINGINDTTGASKTHKVNFVDDLKHLEKEQLMFSIKNDIKTLSNIFEIHFSEFMLKLNIISFNVEENSFFGPNKDSKLFNHIIRLDKNILKEVSILQYMLSFQSFSNDPNDTTYCLL